One window from the genome of Rhinolophus ferrumequinum isolate MPI-CBG mRhiFer1 chromosome 10, mRhiFer1_v1.p, whole genome shotgun sequence encodes:
- the POLR3H gene encoding DNA-directed RNA polymerase III subunit RPC8 has product MFVLVEMVDTVRIPPWQFKRKLNDSIAEELNKKLANKVVYNVGLCICLFDITKLEDAYVFPGDGASHTKVHFRYVVFHPFLDEILIGKIKGCSPEGVHVSLGFFDDILIPPESLQQPAKFDDAEQVWVWEYETEEGAHDLYMDTGEDIRFRVVDESFVDTSPSGPSSAEATSSSEEQPKKEAPYTLVGSISEPGLGLLSWWTSS; this is encoded by the exons ATGTTCGTCTTGGTGGAGATGGTGGACACGGTGCGGATTCCCCCGTGGCAGTTTAAGAGGAAGCTCAACGACTCCATTGCCGAAGAGCTAAACAAGAAGTTGGCCAACAAG GTCGTGTACAACGTGGGACTCTGCATCTGTCTGTTTGACATCACCAAGCTGGAGGACGCCTATGTGTTCCCAGGAGATGGCGCGTCACATACCAAAG TCCATTTTCGCTATGTGGTGTTCCATCCGTTCCTGGACGAGATTCTCATTGGAAAGATCAAAGGCTGCAGCCCGGAGGGCGTGCATG TCTCTCTAGGGTTCTTTGATGACATTCTCATCCCACCAGAATCGCTGCAGCAGCCAGCCAAGTT CGACGACGCAGAGCAGGTGTGGGTGTGGGAGTATGAGACGGAGGAAGGGGCACACGACCTGTACATGGACACCGGGGAGGACATTCGCTTCCGGGTGGTGGACGAGAGCTTTGTGGACACATCGCCCAGCGGGCCCAGCTCGGCCGAGGCCACCTCTTCCAGTGAGGAGCAGCCAAAGAAGGAGGCTCCGTACACGCTTGTG GGATCCATTAGTGAGCCGGGCCTGGGCCTTCTCTCCTGGTGGACGAGCAGCTAG